The uncultured Hyphomonas sp. genome includes a window with the following:
- a CDS encoding glycosyltransferase family 39 protein, which translates to MFLLLGLAALLYLSSVMYGLPQELDADERLFFNSAVDLLQNKTLDPAWYGPPAQPLIYLLAMIIAGIAVIGTLLGQFGSIADVGPYFLNDVSLFYASGRVLNVVFALACVWLTDRLIRQVGIKGHWRWIALGMLCLSPLWGRYASIVRMDMMQVFFMLAALLFSSEAVQRITPVRNLVLAGACVGIAVTSKFPGIVSAVPVVVCAGLLLKDKVWTVRKSFTVLMLSGIASIVTAFLTGPYLFLNFSGMLNDVLFEARGTHLGHTGAGFPEQIVFYMTSALPEAISIISVIVGLVGLITVLPRSNAGKLVSILALIYLVFISCLSLQWARWTLPLLPLLAIGIAAGGDTIESLVKRKFADPRSGALFTGACILLFVPILATQTFPAAMARATNSNTRVQALAWVEREVPAGTRILTETYAPALRTDMYDLYVPGNEGGFQHWSDRSKRVRPSGYYGRLHEGWNGDLEGFRSALADLDIEYVMLSDSFYNRYKADETEGPSVLPFYEAVFEDYDVIKEFDSSLFTLGQNVFILKRKEGA; encoded by the coding sequence TTGTTCCTGCTGCTTGGCCTGGCCGCGCTCCTATACCTGAGTTCGGTGATGTATGGATTACCGCAGGAGCTCGACGCGGATGAGCGCTTGTTCTTTAATAGCGCTGTTGACCTGCTCCAGAACAAGACGCTGGATCCGGCGTGGTACGGTCCGCCGGCCCAGCCCTTGATTTACCTGCTAGCGATGATCATTGCGGGCATTGCGGTGATAGGAACACTGCTGGGCCAATTCGGGTCTATTGCAGATGTTGGCCCCTATTTCCTGAATGATGTTTCACTGTTTTATGCATCTGGCCGGGTTCTCAATGTCGTCTTCGCCCTTGCTTGTGTCTGGTTGACGGACCGTCTCATCCGACAGGTTGGCATCAAGGGGCATTGGCGCTGGATCGCATTGGGAATGCTGTGCCTGTCTCCCCTCTGGGGGCGCTATGCGAGCATCGTTCGCATGGACATGATGCAGGTATTTTTCATGCTGGCCGCGCTCCTCTTCAGCAGCGAGGCTGTCCAGCGTATCACGCCAGTCCGCAACCTGGTCCTTGCGGGTGCGTGTGTTGGTATTGCCGTCACCAGCAAGTTTCCAGGTATTGTATCGGCTGTCCCGGTCGTCGTCTGTGCCGGATTGCTGCTGAAGGACAAAGTTTGGACCGTGAGAAAGAGTTTCACGGTGCTGATGCTTTCAGGAATCGCCAGCATCGTTACCGCATTCCTCACAGGGCCTTATCTGTTCCTCAATTTCAGCGGCATGCTGAATGATGTCCTGTTTGAGGCGAGGGGCACGCATCTCGGCCACACGGGGGCAGGATTCCCGGAGCAAATAGTTTTCTATATGACAAGCGCACTTCCCGAAGCGATATCCATCATCAGTGTTATTGTTGGCTTGGTCGGACTTATTACTGTTCTTCCCCGTTCAAATGCAGGAAAGCTGGTTAGTATTCTGGCGCTGATCTATCTCGTGTTTATATCCTGTCTTTCGCTCCAATGGGCACGTTGGACGTTGCCATTGTTACCGCTGCTGGCGATCGGCATCGCTGCTGGGGGAGATACAATCGAGAGTCTCGTGAAGCGGAAGTTCGCGGATCCGCGCTCCGGCGCGCTCTTTACCGGTGCCTGCATACTCTTGTTTGTGCCCATTCTGGCAACCCAAACTTTTCCGGCTGCAATGGCGCGAGCGACTAATAGCAACACTCGTGTGCAGGCGCTTGCCTGGGTGGAACGGGAGGTCCCTGCCGGAACACGCATTCTGACGGAGACGTATGCGCCGGCGCTTCGTACCGACATGTACGACCTTTATGTGCCTGGCAATGAAGGAGGGTTCCAGCATTGGAGTGACCGGTCCAAGCGCGTCCGCCCAAGTGGTTATTATGGCCGTCTCCACGAAGGCTGGAACGGCGACCTGGAGGGTTTCAGAAGCGCTCTGGCCGATCTTGATATTGAATACGTGATGCTGAGCGACTCCTTCTACAATCGCTACAAAGCGGATGAGACTGAAGGGCCGTCTGTGCTCCCGTTCTATGAAGCAGTTTTTGAAGACTATGATGTCATTAAGGAATTTGACAGTTCGCTTTTCACTCTCGGACAAAATGTCTTCATTCTGAAACGAAAAGAAGGTGCCTGA
- a CDS encoding VWA domain-containing protein produces the protein MIRITRTPADEYEMPEGDGPSARYERLRRLLTGRVSAPTMSLFPEPKAVADGGIDWISNLGGQPVALTSLPEEQQLAATSILDERLQGLRVAAQDLEQTSPADAAFLREVASRPSDKDVFVLNGQPTIVGWGLRRPGEVDIPPAAAAATAADIAPEVEARPKRWWLWGILGGLLLIAALVAAWWLFLRGDPYADLLAKVEVADCAELQDIRSRKGLFKLDDERYVVLLVDVDRRLADCAYEKVKSQVEAAEKDCEALEDLREIDILMSSQEDRYKVLRERVDSQLLDCTYERVKNTVETAECPALRPLLASEPYLAKPPEQRFMELRAAALTRGADCEYERISAAVEEYEGQCEPTQELLDGEAYLLSPPEERYSVLRASVDNTLLECRIADLREKLEAADCEEVRQLYETEPLLALDDPRIAELREIGDEKIADCEFGEVEDAVNEAMGDCKAMSSLLAGEPRLNNAAPRFKALRSKLNKDLMACKAQQAKDALDQCAGERPEELAPQLVVVMDQSGSMDTSMGITQAMQDRWNRMIQVNSLLGTIQAAAEKEQIIASTPSRMTVAKDALRMVVSTLPSDVPVGLVEVSDCTRAINHGFFRPSQRGSLLSIINRASPKNGTPLADGVSRAGNLITDKNRPAVMVVVSDGDESCGGNVCAVGQSLARSHPKLTINVVDILGVGAANCLAEATGGKVYPANNAADVASTMERAASEALGPQRCRKK, from the coding sequence ATGATACGTATTACCCGTACCCCCGCCGATGAATATGAGATGCCCGAAGGGGACGGCCCTTCGGCACGGTATGAGCGTTTGCGGCGTCTTCTGACGGGACGAGTTTCGGCTCCGACCATGTCGCTGTTTCCCGAACCCAAGGCGGTGGCCGATGGCGGTATAGACTGGATCAGCAATCTAGGGGGGCAGCCGGTTGCGCTGACCTCCCTTCCGGAAGAGCAGCAGCTCGCGGCCACAAGCATTCTGGACGAGCGCCTGCAAGGTCTGCGCGTTGCCGCCCAAGACCTTGAACAGACATCACCGGCAGACGCTGCATTTCTTCGTGAGGTTGCGTCCCGGCCGTCCGACAAGGATGTGTTTGTCCTCAATGGACAGCCCACGATTGTTGGTTGGGGGTTGAGACGGCCTGGGGAGGTAGACATCCCGCCCGCTGCAGCGGCAGCGACGGCAGCGGACATTGCACCGGAAGTGGAAGCCCGTCCGAAACGCTGGTGGCTTTGGGGCATTCTGGGGGGATTGCTACTGATCGCGGCGCTCGTGGCGGCCTGGTGGCTTTTCCTGAGAGGGGATCCCTACGCGGACCTGCTGGCGAAGGTCGAGGTGGCGGATTGTGCAGAGCTGCAGGACATTCGCAGCCGGAAGGGGCTCTTCAAACTCGACGATGAGCGTTATGTGGTATTGCTCGTGGACGTGGACCGGCGGCTTGCCGATTGCGCCTATGAAAAGGTCAAGTCGCAGGTCGAGGCGGCAGAGAAAGACTGTGAAGCGTTGGAAGACCTGCGTGAAATCGACATCCTGATGAGCTCCCAGGAGGATCGGTACAAGGTCTTGCGGGAACGCGTGGATTCGCAATTACTCGATTGCACTTATGAGCGGGTGAAAAACACCGTCGAGACGGCGGAGTGCCCGGCATTGCGGCCGCTGCTCGCGAGTGAGCCCTACCTCGCAAAACCGCCGGAACAGCGCTTTATGGAACTGCGTGCGGCGGCTCTCACTCGGGGTGCCGATTGTGAATATGAACGCATCTCCGCTGCCGTCGAGGAATATGAGGGGCAGTGCGAGCCGACACAGGAATTGCTCGACGGCGAGGCCTATCTGTTGTCGCCGCCTGAAGAACGCTACTCGGTATTGCGGGCTTCGGTGGACAATACATTGCTGGAGTGCCGTATCGCCGACTTGCGCGAAAAGCTCGAGGCTGCCGATTGCGAGGAGGTGCGGCAACTGTATGAAACAGAGCCCTTGCTGGCACTGGACGATCCCCGGATAGCCGAATTGCGGGAGATCGGCGACGAAAAGATCGCCGATTGTGAGTTCGGGGAAGTCGAAGACGCAGTCAACGAAGCGATGGGAGACTGCAAGGCGATGTCGAGCCTGCTGGCTGGAGAGCCGCGCCTGAACAATGCAGCCCCCCGCTTCAAGGCGCTGCGCAGCAAATTGAACAAGGACCTGATGGCCTGCAAGGCGCAGCAGGCAAAAGACGCGCTTGATCAGTGCGCGGGCGAGCGCCCCGAAGAACTGGCCCCTCAGCTGGTCGTGGTCATGGACCAGTCCGGCAGCATGGACACATCGATGGGCATTACCCAGGCCATGCAAGACCGGTGGAACCGGATGATCCAGGTGAACTCGCTTCTCGGCACGATTCAAGCTGCTGCAGAGAAGGAGCAGATTATCGCCTCGACCCCCTCGCGGATGACTGTCGCCAAGGATGCCTTGCGCATGGTGGTGTCGACGCTTCCGTCGGACGTGCCGGTCGGTCTGGTGGAAGTCTCCGATTGCACGCGCGCGATCAATCACGGCTTTTTCAGACCGTCACAGCGGGGATCCTTGCTGAGCATCATTAACCGCGCTTCGCCCAAGAACGGCACTCCGCTTGCGGATGGGGTCTCCCGGGCAGGCAACCTGATTACGGATAAGAACCGGCCTGCCGTTATGGTCGTGGTGTCCGACGGCGATGAAAGCTGCGGAGGCAATGTCTGCGCGGTCGGTCAGAGCCTGGCCCGGAGCCACCCCAAGCTGACGATCAACGTTGTCGATATCCTGGGAGTTGGCGCTGCGAACTGCCTGGCCGAGGCAACCGGTGGGAAAGTGTATCCGGCAAACAATGCCGCCGATGTGGCCTCAACGATGGAACGTGCAGCATCTGAGGCGCTAGGCCCGCAAAGGTGCCGCAAAAAGTGA
- a CDS encoding glycosyltransferase family 2 protein codes for MVELSLIVPMYNEEEVCAEFFRVVVPIIEDIADSYEILCVDDGSSDGTVEALDKLRKSNPSIKILCLSRNFGKEAALTAGLDFATGKAVIPIDADLQDPPELIREMVEKWRNGAEVVLARRADRASDSIMKRTTSHLFYRLISKISKPDIPENVGDFRLMDRMVVEALKQLPERARFMKGLFAWVGYKTEIIDYVRVPRTAGDTKFNYLKLWNFGLEGIASFTSLPLKVWSYFGVFISFLGVCYMLFLVIRTLITGIDTPGYASLMSVQLFFNGILLLSLGAIGEYLSRIFIETKQRPVYLVRRAEGVLPGKSEVRDQSLQTCGR; via the coding sequence ATGGTAGAGCTCTCTCTGATCGTACCAATGTACAACGAGGAAGAGGTCTGCGCGGAGTTTTTCCGTGTTGTCGTTCCGATCATTGAGGACATAGCTGACAGTTATGAAATCCTGTGCGTTGATGACGGAAGCTCTGACGGCACGGTCGAAGCGCTGGACAAGTTACGGAAGAGCAATCCCTCCATAAAAATACTTTGCTTGTCGCGGAATTTCGGCAAGGAAGCCGCGCTGACGGCAGGACTCGATTTCGCCACTGGCAAGGCGGTGATCCCAATCGATGCTGATCTGCAAGATCCGCCGGAGCTCATCCGGGAAATGGTCGAGAAGTGGCGCAACGGGGCAGAAGTGGTCCTGGCCCGGCGCGCTGATCGTGCCAGTGACAGCATTATGAAGCGAACCACGTCTCATCTGTTTTATCGCCTGATATCCAAGATTTCGAAACCAGATATCCCCGAAAATGTGGGGGATTTCCGACTGATGGACCGCATGGTTGTCGAGGCGCTGAAACAATTACCGGAGCGGGCCCGCTTCATGAAGGGCCTGTTTGCTTGGGTGGGCTACAAGACAGAGATCATTGATTATGTCCGTGTGCCCCGGACAGCTGGGGATACGAAGTTCAACTATTTGAAACTCTGGAACTTCGGACTTGAGGGGATCGCGTCTTTTACATCTCTACCATTGAAGGTCTGGTCCTACTTCGGCGTCTTCATCAGCTTTCTGGGTGTGTGTTACATGCTGTTTCTGGTGATCAGGACCCTGATCACTGGTATTGATACGCCGGGTTATGCATCCTTGATGAGCGTGCAGCTCTTCTTCAACGGCATACTGCTTCTTAGTCTCGGGGCGATTGGAGAATACCTGTCCAGAATCTTTATCGAGACCAAGCAGCGACCTGTTTACCTCGTGCGCCGCGCTGAGGGCGTACTTCCGGGGAAGTCAGAAGTCCGCGATCAGTCGCTTCAGACGTGCGGACGATGA
- a CDS encoding IS3 family transposase, whose amino-acid sequence MRQKSGPDGSAEKHVKEIRRKTRRKFSAEEKIRIVLEGLRGGSGRVWNRIPNEVREQVLEMALGRPALSPRELAVTFTDEKRYFVSEASVYRLLRAHDLITSPAFIVMKAADEFREKTTAPNQLWQTDFTYLKVIGWGWFYLSTVLDDFSRYIIAWKLCTGMATSDVEDTLNLALEASGLDEANVAHRPRLLSDNGPSYISGDLAEYLADRGMKHTRGAPYHPQTQGKIERWHQTLKNRILLENYFLPGDLEAQLDAFVGYYNHQRYHESLNNLTPADVYTGRGQTILLERERIKRRTMKLRRLQHAQSAA is encoded by the coding sequence ATGAGACAGAAATCCGGGCCGGACGGATCGGCCGAAAAACATGTGAAGGAAATCCGCCGGAAGACCCGGCGCAAATTCTCCGCCGAAGAGAAGATCCGCATCGTGCTGGAAGGCCTGCGCGGCGGCTCTGGCCGGGTCTGGAACCGCATCCCGAACGAGGTGCGCGAGCAGGTTCTGGAAATGGCGCTCGGCCGGCCGGCTCTCTCTCCCCGGGAGCTAGCGGTGACGTTCACAGACGAGAAACGCTACTTCGTCTCGGAAGCCAGTGTTTACAGGCTTTTGAGGGCCCACGACCTGATCACGAGCCCGGCCTTCATCGTGATGAAAGCTGCTGACGAGTTCAGGGAGAAAACCACCGCGCCAAACCAGCTCTGGCAGACCGACTTCACCTATTTGAAAGTGATCGGCTGGGGATGGTTCTATCTCTCAACCGTGCTCGATGACTTCTCCCGCTACATCATTGCCTGGAAGCTCTGCACCGGCATGGCGACGAGCGATGTTGAGGATACGCTCAACCTGGCACTGGAGGCTTCAGGACTGGATGAGGCGAATGTGGCTCATCGTCCGAGACTACTCTCAGACAACGGACCATCCTACATCTCTGGCGACCTGGCTGAGTATCTTGCCGACAGGGGAATGAAGCATACGCGCGGCGCGCCCTATCATCCCCAGACGCAAGGAAAGATCGAACGCTGGCATCAGACGCTGAAGAACCGCATCCTGCTGGAAAACTACTTCCTGCCGGGAGACCTTGAAGCGCAGCTCGATGCGTTCGTCGGTTACTACAACCACCAGCGCTATCACGAGAGCCTGAACAATCTCACTCCCGCCGATGTCTATACGGGCCGCGGCCAGACCATCCTGCTCGAACGCGAAAGAATCAAAAGGAGGACCATGAAACTACGGCGCTTGCAGCACGCCCAATCCGCTGCTTAA
- a CDS encoding SrfA family protein: MTILPIRSGKLKDYRPLGEEGNAVYRSAGQLLEAIRLQLGPEKAAYFARPKVNEAGDGIDWYPHNEGLVVPWSSASPAERSAAKASLQDMQAEIGQLSERMLASPDEERRTFGKLLTKITVFPGDDYVYLVDGKPVLSFWGFSDPNQTIVDPLDQLTVAPAVPTGPAPGAAAGTAAVVLEKRRGWPWWMWLLLLLLLLALLFMFRTCATGKNADLPMIPGNQTPLEELAPDDEGIRYDDEQGRRYIDRNGVRYYDVDGDGIPDREGAVDPSDGLPPEAGEEGLLPEEPLTDEGLPPDEMAPDVPPEMPPEMTEEPPMDQPAPEDMLPDEMDPDAEQTPEPPMLEPPADNPPQDPQTPPEPMSIPPEALQSGDSSFLDGNWQATTGLMDERGRPVDVQYEFDDKGQGQVKMTNADGQTCVGGVSSSMSSGGLTLKGNGAVKCPDGSEFSPADVNCKVGKNGQADCSGSYESGETFGVQMERDN, from the coding sequence ATGACCATTTTGCCTATCCGGTCCGGCAAGCTGAAAGACTATCGGCCGCTCGGAGAAGAGGGGAACGCTGTCTACCGGTCTGCCGGCCAGCTCCTGGAGGCCATCAGGCTTCAGCTCGGACCGGAGAAGGCGGCGTATTTTGCGAGGCCCAAGGTCAATGAAGCGGGCGATGGCATTGACTGGTACCCGCATAATGAAGGCCTGGTCGTTCCCTGGTCGAGCGCCTCACCGGCGGAGCGGTCTGCCGCCAAGGCTAGCCTCCAGGACATGCAGGCCGAAATTGGACAGCTCAGCGAGCGGATGCTTGCCTCGCCGGATGAAGAGCGCCGGACTTTCGGCAAACTGCTGACGAAGATCACCGTCTTTCCCGGTGATGACTATGTCTATCTGGTCGATGGCAAGCCGGTTCTCAGCTTCTGGGGGTTTTCGGATCCGAACCAGACTATCGTCGACCCGCTGGACCAGTTGACGGTCGCGCCTGCGGTTCCGACCGGCCCGGCGCCGGGTGCGGCGGCCGGAACTGCGGCGGTTGTCCTGGAAAAGAGACGCGGGTGGCCTTGGTGGATGTGGCTTCTTCTCCTGCTGCTCCTGCTGGCGCTGCTGTTCATGTTCCGCACTTGCGCGACCGGAAAGAATGCCGACCTGCCGATGATTCCGGGCAACCAGACACCGCTGGAGGAGTTGGCTCCGGACGATGAAGGTATTCGGTATGATGACGAACAGGGGCGGCGCTATATCGACCGCAACGGCGTCCGTTATTACGATGTCGATGGAGACGGCATTCCCGACCGGGAAGGCGCCGTGGATCCATCGGATGGCCTCCCCCCGGAAGCCGGTGAAGAAGGTCTGTTGCCGGAAGAGCCGCTGACGGATGAGGGCCTGCCGCCTGACGAAATGGCTCCGGACGTACCGCCTGAAATGCCGCCAGAAATGACGGAAGAGCCTCCGATGGACCAGCCTGCGCCGGAGGACATGCTGCCCGACGAAATGGACCCGGACGCTGAACAGACGCCGGAACCGCCAATGCTGGAACCGCCGGCGGATAACCCTCCGCAGGATCCGCAAACGCCCCCCGAGCCGATGTCTATTCCTCCGGAAGCCCTGCAGTCTGGCGACTCGAGTTTCCTGGATGGCAACTGGCAGGCAACGACCGGTCTCATGGACGAGCGCGGTCGTCCCGTCGACGTGCAGTATGAGTTTGACGACAAAGGCCAGGGTCAGGTCAAAATGACCAATGCGGATGGCCAGACCTGTGTAGGGGGCGTTTCGTCCAGCATGTCGTCCGGAGGATTGACGCTCAAGGGCAATGGGGCGGTGAAGTGTCCGGACGGCAGCGAATTCAGCCCGGCAGATGTGAACTGCAAAGTCGGCAAAAATGGCCAGGCGGATTGTTCCGGCTCTTACGAGTCCGGTGAAACCTTCGGTGTTCAGATGGAGCGTGACAATTGA